A stretch of the Aegilops tauschii subsp. strangulata cultivar AL8/78 chromosome 4, Aet v6.0, whole genome shotgun sequence genome encodes the following:
- the LOC109785724 gene encoding histone deacetylase 3-like — MDMGANSLPSPSCPDGRKRRVCYYYDPGISNVDYGEGHSMVPRRVAMAHSLVASYGLLNDMTRLRTRPASPEELLAFHDQKYVDLLGRLTPAAYMSDGNLRRTAEEHGIGPMRRLDGACTNDNPVIDGLMGYCLSYAGGSLAAARALCGGDHDVAINWSGGMHHACRGHANGFCYVNDIVLAIKQLLGRFRRVLYVDIDGHHGDGVEKAFADSNQVMTLSFHQYESQFFPGTGSIDDVGEGAGRYHALNVPLKKGMDDQGYHELFKPIVGKAMQVFQPDAVVLQCGADSLSGDRLAGLELSVGGHAECVRYLRGFNAPLLLLGGGGYTINHVASCWCYETAVAVGKEDEIAHEIPHHPYDHYYRSQGYRLQYRTEAPGSRSSGENKDAAVIRVKALEHLSAINCAPSIQFHEPCGAAAQGMDVDDLCHHDDDDDDEEEADPMERLHLLCDNADLRGIFIELGRKRLSSQKC, encoded by the exons ATGGATATGGGCGCCAACTCGCTGCCGTCGCCGTCGTGCCCCGACGGCAGGAAGCGGCGCGTGTGCTACTACTACGACCCGGGCATCTCCAACGTCGACTACGGCGAGGGACACTCGATGGTGCCCCGCCGCGTCGCGATGGCCCACTCCCTCGTCGCCTCCTACGGCCTCCTCAACGACATGACTCGCCTCCGCACCAGGCCGGCCAGCCCGGAGGAGCTCCTGGCGTTCCACGACCAGAAATACGTCGACCTCCTCGGCAGGCTCACCCCCGCCGCGTACATGAGCGACGGCAATCTCCGGCGGACGGCCGAGGAGCATGGCATCGGCCCCATGCGCCGCCTGGACGGCGCCTGCACGAACGACAACCCCGTCATCGACGGCCTCATGGGGTACTGCCTGAGCTACGCCGGCGGGTCGCTGGCCGCGGCGCGCGCGCTATGCGGGGGCGACCACGACGTCGCCATCAACTGGTCCGGCGGCATGCACCACGCGTGCCGGGGCCACGCCAACGGCTTCTGCTACGTCAACGACATCGTGCTCGCCATCAAGCAGCTGCTCGGCCGCTTCCGGCGCGTGCTGTACGTGGACATCGACGGGCACCACGGGGACGGCGTGGAGAAGGCCTTCGCGGACTCCAACCAGGTGATGACGCTGTCCTTCCACCAGTACGAAAGCCAGTTCTTCCCCGGCACCGGGAGCATCGACGACGTCGGCGAGGGGGCCGGCAGGTACCACGCCCTCAACGTGCCGCTCAAGAAGGGCATGGACGACCAGGGGTACCATGAGCTGTTCAAGCCGATCGTGGGCAAGGCCATGCAGGTGTTCCAGCCGGACGCCGTGGTGCTGCAGTGCGGCGCCGACTCGCTCTCCGGCGACCGGCTCGCTGGCCTCGAGCTGTCGGTGGGCGGCCACGCGGAGTGCGTCAGGTACCTGCGGGGATTCAACGCGCCGCTGCTcctcctcggcggcggcggctacacCATTAACCACGTCGCCTCCTGCTGGTGCTACGAG ACGGCGGTGGCCGTGGGCAAGGAAGACGAGATCGCCCACGAGATACCACACCATCCGTATGATCACTACTACAGGAGCCAGGGTTACAGGCTGCAGTATCGCACGGAGGCGCCCGGCAGCCGCAGCAGCGGGGAGAATAAGGACGCGGCCGTCATTAGGGTGAAAGCCCTGGAGCACCTCTCGGCGATCAACTGCGCGCCGAGCATACAGTTCCACGAGCCATGCGGCGCGGCGGCCCAAGGCATGGACGTCGACGACCTGTGCCaccacgacgacgacgatgatgatgaagaagaagcaGACCCTATGGAGAGGCTGCACCTGCTGTGCGACAACGCGGACCTCCGCGGGATTTTCATAGAATTGGGGCGGAAGAGACTATCGTCGCAAAAATGCTAG